The Sabethes cyaneus chromosome 1, idSabCyanKW18_F2, whole genome shotgun sequence DNA segment tcgtggcccaattaacgaattcaggctgtatacagagtggcgacaagtcatcccaaatgtatgcaatgcggttttttcaaggtttttctttctctctcctgcatacgcgttggataggtcatcTGCTccattggaatgacactgacagataattttcattccaattttgacattgtcgccactctgtatatagtcactctatatgATAACTGAATGTCGGAGTGAATATCGATTCAAAGATTTGCCGTGACAATATCGATTCAGAAACAGACGGGTCCCATTCGCCTAATATTTACCTTGTTTTTTTgggttttttgtttatttaaacaaaaaattaaaacaaaaccaAACAGCTCTCTCTCTCCAGCCGCGCGCGCTGCAGTTGATAAAAATggatgaaatcaaagaaagactATTATACCTATTGTATTCAAAAACGATAAAAACTATTAGATGTGAAACTCACATTCCTCAAGGACGTGGAATGCAAAATAAATCTGAAACAAGCTTTCCATAGGAATTTACTGTGTATGTGATTACCTCCATTTGTTTAGCTCAAATAGTATTGTAATAGAATTAGTAGACCTTTGCTGTTGGTGGTTTCAGGTTCAGGTCCCGATAATTTGCGTGAACGCTGCGTGGCGAAGCTCAACCATGGATAGGATGGGCTGTAACGACTCGGAAGCTGCCCAAGCAGAAGACGATGCCACTGGGTTACCGGTTGAGTTGAAGAAAGATGGCTACGCTCAGTGCGAATCTTTTAAATGTTATCGCAAACCCGGACCCGGTACCGGGAGTGCGTCGCCTGCCTCTTATTTCACAGTCACAGTCCGCAGAAGAGGTCCACAGAATGCGGACGGAATATGGGCGTACGATGGGCACGAAACAGAAGATGACGAAGTGTACGAAACAGACGATGACGATGAGTACGACACCGAAGATGACGAAGAGTACAAAGAGTACATGCAAAAGCGCTTGACGGAGCTGCTGGcggggaaaaaaatgaaaatacgacACAAACCACAGCCGAAAAAATGCACTGAAAAACCTCCATGGCAACGCAGTTGTAGGCTTTGTGCCCAGGCGTTTTATGAACGTTCACAGCTTAAACAGCATATAAGAACGGCACACCCATTAGGCCAACCGACGGCCGAATGTGGCCATTGCGGACGGCGGTTTAAGGATTCAAGGCTGCTGTGCCGGCATCGAGCCCGAAGTGTGACTTGCCGCAGCTGGCACTACGCGCCAAAGGGGGAAAATGATCGTGTGATTTCGATTGATTAAATCTGGCGCAAACCTGACTTGGGATGAATTTTTTATCATTCATTTGCTAAAAATTGAGTTGCTTCTTTCACTATATCCATATCCATCTCCATCATATCTGGAATAGGTATGCAATATAATAGTGTTTTTTGttatgttgttttattttttccggTTCATTTTTAACATATTAGTATTTTCATTTCTgatgttaaataacattttgttcTGAGCGAATTCGATGCGAACACTACCTTTGTAGCAAGTATTTGTTCCGTCATTATATTTTAACGTGTTACTTTGTTTTTGAAATAGGAACTCGAAGAAATCTTACAAGTAGGAaagattttttctgaaaatttcgAAGAGCTTTTTAGGAAGTTCTGATGTATTTACGAAGAATTATTCGAACTGTACAAAACCAGTGAATAATTTAGTtacttttgaattaaaatttcatgtttaactGATGCAATTGCGGTCGTTCTTTGTACCAATTGCTGTAGCGCGCGTTACTTCCCCCACGTCCAATGGTTCTTCAGGCTCTTCCGATGGTTCATCCGAGTTGGAGCATGGTTCGCGTTCAGTCTTAATGCTGCCACCGAGATCAATCAAGTTCGGGCGACAGGGTTCGCTGGAACGTTGATGTTTCGCCAGCCACGTTGCAGACAGGTACAGTTTTCCACACCGCTTGCACCGGAATGATCCGTGCCTTTTTCTGTGGCACCGTTTATGTGCTTCGAAGAATCGTTTCACATCAAAGCTTTTTTCGCACATATCGCAATGGTAATTTGAGCTGATGTGCGTTTTCGCGTGAAGCTTCATCTGATGGCGATACCTCGTGCGCTTTCCACAGACGTCGCACTCAAATGGCGGAATACTGGCGTGGAGCAGCTGATGAGTACTTAAACTGTGTTTGGTGGTAAATCGTTTACCACAGGTGTCACACTGAAATGGTTTTCGCCCGGTATGCGTGCTCATGTGCATCATCAGCTGATCATCGCGAAGGAACCTTTTCGGGCATACCGTACAGGCGTACTGTCTTTCTATGGCGGTGTGAACGCGCAAGTTATGCGCTTTCAGATGTTTAAACATTGTACCGCAAATTTCACATGTAAAGCGAAGCAGACAAGaatttttgtgtattttctcCTGTTTTTTCGTTAAAGCCACGCTCTGGCAAAAGTCACACCGTTCCGCTAGGTGTTGATTGCGGATGTGAGCGTGCAGAGATTTTTGGTTCGAAAAAATCATAGCACAGATGCGACACTGCGTGTCGTTGCTCGTGTACCGGATAATCTGTTCGTTAGGTTCGTCAATCATGCCGTCGTACTCGTCGATTTGAACTTCCGGATCGATAAATGCGAAGCCAACCTCGTTCCCGTACGGGACTTTCTGCGGGTTGTCTTCTTCCTTTTCTTCCGCACCGGTAGAAATTTCATACTCATTGTCATCGTCAATAATTTGTTCGTACTTTTGAATTTTTGTGACCGTAAAGGCCGAATCAGCATCTTCACTTTGGAAAATGTTACCGTCTTCTACTTTTACCGGAAAATTTAAGTTACCACTTCCTTCCAGAGAATTcatattttgttaattttttatccAATTTCTGAACTGGAAGCAATTAATTGAGCGAACTTGTCGACGAGTTACACTTACAGCACTTACCAGTAATTATAATTCACAATGAAAACGAACGATGTAACCAATCGTAGCTAACTTGAAGTATCTAATACTAACTATTAAATGAATATCCATTCTGAACTTGATCTGCAATAAATTAATTTACGAATTACAGAAAGCTTTAACAAAACGAAAACGATACGTACCAATTTTAAATACTAATAAAATCCCCGATTGCTTTGCTTTTGATGTGTTgtctttgttttgtttgttcttCTTTCATTCTGTTTCGAGCTGTCAGCTCATGTGTATGGCCagggctgaactatggtttagggtTGTTTAGGTATAGAAATAAAAACCAAGATAAACACATTTTtgcagctcttaaacatctaaatctggggATTTTATCAAGCTCTGGGCTTGTTAATagttgctttcgaagctgcgatGAAGCTTAATACAGCTTTTGACAAACCATAAttgcggacgtgttcgtaatatttgtcgaccaacatttgaaaggggcggataagccaactgtcaaacagaacaagtgagagttcattttcctatactgctccagcaaaaaataactcactcgttctgtttgacagttggcttatccgcccctttcaaatgttggtcgacaaatatACGTatcgtagtaaaatccgtatgcattgtgtctgggcctatccagcttttttacaagccataatggcggtCGTGTTcgtaatacagtggacccccgttcgtttgaacgattcctcatgcaaactaacggggttagtttttaatttgagcaactggcaactctacatatcctggaacttgtgtgatctggtcgccctactctttgtcattgttttggtggtttgattcagtcggaagttggaagcagcgaatatttcattctccgatcggatttttatcataatcgttgggaaaacgcaatgtgaaacagattaaacacgctagatcaggacaaacaaatcgcgtttatgcgcattgtctgcataagcaaatgatgtcatgttgagaatgacatttgaaccatttttaatttgcacgttgtgcaaaccaacggggtgcaaattaaaaagtgttcagattaaaagcggtcaaacgaacgggggtccacggtatttgaaaggcatttttgacatttccctaatacatcgcacgttttctttccgcgcgtccacggcaaaactaaaggaatatgcgaaaagaaaacgtggaatgtattagggaaatgtcaaaaatgagcttgctaatttgcggttgtgttggtggtttgttttcccctaccccgtaacaaagtgacagttattaacagtctcccataacacccgccagtgtcaaaaatgtcgcgacgatcgtttttacgtgccggtcaacattgacgcaccttcgatttccaaaggaaatgtttatttttgttacgttaaatgtggacgcaaaaagctgtctggacaacgatttgaaaagtgcgtattgattattg contains these protein-coding regions:
- the LOC128742508 gene encoding zinc finger protein 665-like, with product MNSLEGSGNLNFPVKVEDGNIFQSEDADSAFTVTKIQKYEQIIDDDNEYEISTGAEEKEEDNPQKVPYGNEVGFAFIDPEVQIDEYDGMIDEPNEQIIRYTSNDTQCRICAMIFSNQKSLHAHIRNQHLAERCDFCQSVALTKKQEKIHKNSCLLRFTCEICGTMFKHLKAHNLRVHTAIERQYACTVCPKRFLRDDQLMMHMSTHTGRKPFQCDTCGKRFTTKHSLSTHQLLHASIPPFECDVCGKRTRYRHQMKLHAKTHISSNYHCDMCEKSFDVKRFFEAHKRCHRKRHGSFRCKRCGKLYLSATWLAKHQRSSEPCRPNLIDLGGSIKTEREPCSNSDEPSEEPEEPLDVGEVTRATAIGTKNDRNCIS